Proteins encoded within one genomic window of Acidiferrobacter thiooxydans:
- a CDS encoding sigma-54 interaction domain-containing protein: MDRRASDKGCEDLREQEALFVRQAAGLLGRGLEARIALYEILHLLSELVGLNRGRIVLRDDDGRGVIRHAYGLRRDEIARGIYASGEGVTGKVLGSGRTIIVQDINDDPDYLQRAVPRARLPTGTVSFIALPISMGGRIVGVLGVHRLRERCRPLAADLQILNTAAAFIGQIIHTSEMVPGRAMRGDAGISEAPAIPGAPATAPSIHGIIGASQPLRAALARTDRVARSDASVLMLGESGTGKELFARALHHMSGRREGPFVRVNCGAIPENLFESELFGHERGAFTGAHATSIGRFEQAHGGTLFLDEVADIPLPLQVKLLRVLQERVVERLGGRRAIAVNTRIVAATNEDLQESVRAGRFRLDLFYRLNVVPIRLPALRERPDDIPLLVDFHMRELSRAHGRAMRITQAALRRLAGYDWPGNIRQLRNVVERLVLLADTDLIEIGEVEQALAGEMTPAVPDAAPAGLVRAYGHVAEYDAAHIRDALQAARGNKSQAARLLGLTLRQFTYRLKRLRLEYVPPDC, translated from the coding sequence ATGGATAGACGGGCGAGCGACAAGGGATGTGAGGACCTGCGCGAACAGGAGGCGCTGTTTGTGCGCCAAGCGGCGGGCCTGCTCGGGCGGGGCCTGGAGGCGCGGATCGCCCTCTACGAGATTCTCCATCTGCTGTCGGAACTCGTGGGCCTGAACCGCGGACGCATCGTCCTGCGCGACGACGATGGGCGCGGCGTGATACGACATGCCTACGGACTGCGCCGCGACGAAATCGCACGCGGCATCTACGCCTCCGGCGAGGGCGTCACCGGCAAGGTGCTGGGGAGTGGGCGCACGATCATAGTGCAGGACATCAATGACGACCCCGACTACCTGCAGCGTGCGGTACCGCGCGCCCGTCTGCCGACCGGCACCGTATCCTTTATCGCGCTGCCCATCTCCATGGGCGGCCGGATCGTGGGCGTGCTGGGGGTGCATAGGCTGCGCGAGCGGTGCCGACCACTGGCCGCCGACCTGCAGATCCTGAACACCGCCGCGGCCTTCATCGGCCAGATCATCCACACAAGCGAGATGGTCCCAGGGCGCGCGATGCGTGGCGATGCCGGGATCAGCGAGGCACCGGCGATCCCGGGCGCGCCCGCGACGGCGCCTTCGATTCACGGCATCATCGGGGCCTCACAGCCGCTGCGCGCGGCGCTCGCCCGCACCGACCGCGTGGCGCGCTCGGACGCCTCGGTGCTCATGCTGGGCGAATCCGGGACCGGAAAAGAACTCTTCGCCCGTGCCCTGCATCACATGAGCGGCCGTCGCGAAGGACCGTTCGTGCGCGTAAACTGCGGGGCGATACCGGAAAACCTATTCGAGTCGGAGCTGTTCGGTCATGAACGCGGGGCGTTCACGGGCGCCCACGCCACCTCCATCGGGCGTTTCGAGCAGGCCCACGGCGGCACGCTGTTCTTAGACGAGGTCGCCGACATCCCGCTGCCCTTGCAGGTGAAGCTGCTGCGCGTCCTGCAGGAGCGCGTCGTCGAGAGGCTTGGCGGCCGGCGCGCCATTGCCGTAAACACGCGCATAGTGGCGGCTACCAACGAGGATCTGCAAGAGTCGGTGCGCGCCGGACGGTTCCGCCTGGATCTCTTCTATCGCCTGAACGTGGTCCCCATCCGACTGCCGGCGCTGCGCGAGCGCCCGGACGATATCCCGCTGCTCGTCGACTTCCATATGCGCGAATTGTCGCGCGCGCACGGGCGCGCCATGCGCATCACGCAGGCGGCGTTGCGGAGACTGGCGGGCTACGACTGGCCAGGCAACATCCGCCAGCTGCGCAATGTCGTCGAACGTCTGGTGTTGTTGGCCGACACCGATCTCATAGAGATCGGCGAGGTCGAGCAGGCCCTGGCCGGGGAGATGACGCCGGCCGTGCCGGACGCCGCACCGGCGGGCCTCGTACGCGCCTATGGACACGTCGCCGAATACGACGCCGCACACATCCGTGATGCGCTGCAGGCCGCTCGCGGCAACAAATCTCAGGCCGCGCGTCTGCTGGGCTTGACTCTTCGACAGTTCACGTACCGGTTGAAACGTCTACGCCTCGAATACGTGCCGCCAGATTGTTGA
- a CDS encoding OsmC family protein, which translates to MPETLKAACAAALPPVDSEALAALAARGKANPEAVVTLKARTVCEGKFRNLTYIRTLPPHVIDEPPHLLGDDTAPNPSEAVLAALGSCLSVGIQANAVARGITLRRLEVRLEGDINVTSVWGVGDLSPKPLGFTAIRATFVLEADTSRAALEDLVAHADAWSPVANTLRNPVPVAVTLAD; encoded by the coding sequence ATGCCCGAAACCCTAAAAGCCGCATGTGCTGCCGCGCTGCCCCCGGTGGATAGCGAGGCCCTGGCCGCCCTGGCGGCGCGCGGCAAGGCCAACCCCGAGGCGGTCGTGACTCTCAAGGCGCGCACCGTGTGCGAGGGAAAGTTTCGCAACCTCACCTACATCCGCACGCTCCCGCCACACGTGATCGACGAGCCCCCTCACCTGCTCGGCGACGACACCGCCCCCAACCCGTCGGAGGCGGTGCTCGCGGCCCTGGGATCATGTCTGTCTGTGGGGATACAGGCCAATGCCGTCGCCCGTGGCATAACCCTGCGCCGGCTCGAGGTGCGGCTCGAGGGGGACATCAACGTGACCTCCGTCTGGGGGGTCGGTGATCTTTCGCCCAAGCCGCTCGGCTTCACCGCGATACGCGCCACCTTCGTGCTAGAGGCCGACACCTCGCGCGCGGCGCTAGAGGACCTGGTGGCCCACGCCGACGCGTGGTCACCGGTCGCCAATACCCTGCGTAACCCGGTGCCCGTAGCCGTCACGCTCGCTGACTAA
- a CDS encoding acyl-CoA dehydrogenase family protein → MTDVHEDARRTDAPMAMGDEGDLARLRRLVADQLPGLAPRIDKEGYHPQTFLRDYGRVYGFGHAVDHGYGGRPGGLKGVITGMEACSEHCVSTGFLVWCQTSCAWYLQKSGNTPLKRRLLPALCSGQQAAGTGLSNLLKARSQLEPLRLRAVAVPGGYRIHGTLPWVSNLATGAVFAVAAATSGGTLMALARVGAPGLTLRRAGPFCALEGTSTMSCRFDDVFLADSEVIAPDEGFDDYFARMRAGLILAQMGMALGLVQGALTLIDETHSAAQPANAFIEHQPEDLRERLRALRAETLAAADGLDGGAPGRFDEILAIRARGARLALDAAHSALLHCGANGYLAHHPAQRRVREAYFVALVTPALKHLTREIALAKSGDPLPAA, encoded by the coding sequence ATGACCGATGTGCACGAGGATGCCAGACGGACCGACGCCCCAATGGCCATGGGGGACGAAGGAGATCTTGCGCGCCTGCGGCGCTTGGTGGCAGACCAGCTTCCCGGTCTGGCACCGAGGATCGATAAGGAGGGCTACCACCCGCAGACCTTCCTGCGCGATTACGGACGGGTCTACGGCTTCGGACACGCCGTCGATCACGGCTACGGAGGGCGCCCCGGGGGCCTGAAGGGGGTGATCACGGGCATGGAGGCGTGCTCCGAGCACTGCGTCTCGACGGGCTTTCTTGTGTGGTGCCAGACATCGTGCGCCTGGTATCTGCAAAAAAGCGGCAACACGCCGCTCAAACGCCGCCTGCTGCCCGCGCTCTGCTCGGGGCAGCAGGCGGCCGGCACCGGTTTGTCCAATCTCCTGAAGGCCCGATCGCAACTCGAGCCCCTGCGGTTACGCGCCGTCGCCGTGCCCGGCGGTTACCGCATCCACGGCACCCTCCCGTGGGTGTCGAACCTGGCCACCGGAGCGGTGTTCGCGGTGGCCGCGGCAACCTCTGGCGGGACCTTGATGGCGCTTGCGCGCGTCGGCGCGCCGGGCCTCACGCTGCGCCGCGCCGGGCCGTTCTGCGCGCTCGAAGGGACATCGACCATGAGTTGCCGGTTCGACGACGTGTTCCTCGCAGACAGCGAGGTGATCGCCCCAGACGAGGGGTTCGACGATTACTTCGCGCGCATGCGCGCGGGGCTCATATTGGCGCAGATGGGCATGGCGCTCGGTCTGGTCCAGGGGGCACTCACCCTCATCGACGAGACGCACTCGGCGGCGCAACCCGCCAATGCCTTTATCGAGCACCAGCCGGAGGACCTGCGCGAACGGCTGCGCGCCTTGCGCGCCGAGACCCTGGCGGCCGCCGACGGGCTCGACGGGGGTGCGCCCGGGCGCTTCGACGAAATCCTCGCGATCCGCGCGCGTGGGGCACGCCTGGCCCTGGACGCCGCGCACAGCGCCCTGCTGCATTGCGGTGCAAACGGTTACCTTGCGCACCATCCCGCCCAGCGGCGCGTGCGCGAGGCGTACTTCGTCGCGCTGGTCACGCCCGCCCTGAAACATCTCACCCGCGAGATCGCACTCGCCAAAAGCGGCGATCCTTTGCCCGCCGCCTGA
- the speD gene encoding adenosylmethionine decarboxylase, with protein MRSLGHQIVAEFYGCDKALLNDVAYIRNHMLEAAVKSGATIVTETFHHFSPHGVSGAVIIAESHLAIHTWPEYGYAAVDLFTCGDSVSAETGFNHLREALVAGHVSTMEVHRGQIDMMSVAEDKQPAMKLAIG; from the coding sequence ATGCGCTCACTTGGACATCAGATTGTGGCCGAGTTTTATGGATGCGACAAAGCGCTTCTGAACGACGTCGCATACATTCGGAACCACATGCTGGAGGCCGCCGTGAAATCCGGCGCCACTATCGTCACGGAGACGTTCCATCACTTTTCCCCGCACGGGGTCTCAGGCGCGGTCATCATCGCCGAAAGCCATCTGGCCATCCACACATGGCCCGAATACGGTTATGCGGCAGTCGATCTGTTCACCTGCGGCGACTCCGTTTCCGCGGAGACCGGCTTCAATCACCTGCGCGAGGCCCTGGTCGCCGGCCATGTGTCGACCATGGAGGTCCACCGCGGGCAGATCGACATGATGTCGGTGGCCGAGGACAAACAACCGGCCATGAAGCTCGCGATCGGCTGA
- a CDS encoding pyruvoyl-dependent arginine decarboxylase gives MIIKTPTSHTFVTGSSEGYTPLNAFDGALLAAGIGNTNLVKMSSIVPPGTREVPITELVLPPGALVPVAYAAMESDIPGSMICAAVAAAWPTDPAKPGLIMEYHAHGHREDAESVVRRMAEEGMRKRGWEVKTLKSMAIDHRVEKIGAAFAAVVLWDL, from the coding sequence ATGATTATCAAGACACCTACGTCCCACACGTTCGTGACGGGCTCGAGTGAGGGCTATACGCCCTTGAATGCCTTCGACGGCGCCTTGCTGGCCGCCGGCATCGGCAACACGAATCTCGTCAAGATGTCGTCCATCGTCCCTCCCGGGACCCGCGAGGTGCCGATCACGGAGCTCGTGCTCCCGCCCGGCGCGCTCGTGCCCGTGGCCTACGCCGCCATGGAATCCGATATCCCAGGTTCCATGATCTGCGCAGCGGTGGCGGCGGCCTGGCCGACCGATCCCGCAAAGCCTGGGCTTATCATGGAATACCATGCCCATGGTCACCGCGAGGATGCGGAGTCGGTAGTGCGGCGCATGGCCGAAGAGGGTATGCGCAAGCGCGGCTGGGAGGTAAAGACCCTGAAATCGATGGCCATCGATCATCGCGTCGAGAAGATCGGCGCGGCGTTTGCCGCCGTGGTGTTGTGGGACCTCTGA
- the speE gene encoding polyamine aminopropyltransferase, which translates to MDKAGWYTEEWADQGSAISLRVKDKVHDERSPYQHIEIYETETFGTLMTLDGLVMVTDRDNFVYHEMMSHPALFTHQAPRRVLIIGGGDCGTLREVLKHDEVEHVDQVELDERVTRVAERFFPELCAANDDPRAHLHFQDGIRWVADAEPGSYDIIIVDSTDPIGPAAGLFGQAFYADCHRALRADGIIVGQSESPLFHASLIKAMHEALRGANFLDVATVHFPQCTYPSGWWSATMARKDATLAGFREQACHERAFATRYYNAGIHQAAFACPEFLFKTLL; encoded by the coding sequence ATGGACAAGGCCGGTTGGTACACGGAGGAATGGGCAGACCAGGGATCGGCGATCTCGCTGCGCGTGAAGGACAAGGTGCACGATGAGCGATCGCCCTATCAGCATATAGAGATCTACGAGACCGAGACCTTCGGGACACTCATGACCCTGGATGGTCTGGTCATGGTGACCGATCGCGACAACTTCGTGTATCACGAGATGATGTCGCACCCCGCGCTTTTCACCCATCAGGCACCGCGCCGGGTGCTCATCATAGGCGGCGGCGACTGCGGAACCTTGCGCGAGGTTCTAAAGCACGACGAGGTGGAACACGTCGATCAGGTGGAGCTAGACGAGCGCGTGACACGCGTTGCGGAACGGTTCTTCCCGGAACTATGCGCGGCCAACGACGACCCGAGGGCGCATCTTCATTTTCAAGACGGTATTCGCTGGGTCGCGGACGCCGAGCCGGGATCCTACGACATCATTATCGTCGATTCGACGGATCCGATCGGCCCGGCCGCCGGGCTTTTCGGGCAGGCCTTCTACGCCGACTGCCATCGGGCGCTCAGGGCCGACGGCATCATCGTGGGCCAAAGCGAATCGCCACTCTTTCATGCGTCTCTGATCAAGGCCATGCACGAGGCCTTGCGCGGCGCGAATTTTCTGGACGTCGCCACCGTCCACTTCCCGCAATGCACCTACCCGTCGGGCTGGTGGAGCGCGACCATGGCGCGCAAGGATGCGACGCTCGCGGGCTTTCGCGAACAGGCCTGCCACGAACGCGCCTTCGCCACCCGCTACTACAACGCCGGCATCCATCAGGCGGCGTTCGCCTGCCCGGAATTTTTGTTCAAGACCCTGCTCTAG
- a CDS encoding ribonucleoside-diphosphate reductase subunit alpha, with protein MDYAQSSQASPGTAVVENGLRVIRRNGHATRFDPSKIAIAITKAFLATEGNSGAASTRVREIVAGLTDQVIAALTRRLPGGGTVHIEDIQDQVELALMRNGHHETARRYVLYREQRAQARASAQATAQEPEIHVRTADGRSVPLDRARLKAVIDEACSGLREVSADAVLQALLRNLFDGVDERDVMQSAILSARALVETEPNYTYVTARLLLDVLRREVLGRSVTHGEMRGEYAEYFQAFIREGVEAELIDPRLTEFDGTRLGQALKADRDLNFTYLGLQTLYDRYFLHREERRIELPQAFWMRVAMGLALNEVDRETRAIEFYEILSTFDFVSSTPTLFNAGTLRSQLSSCYLTTVSDDLDGIYSAIKDNALLSKYAGGLGNDWSRVRALGARIKGTNGKSQGVIPFLKVANDTAVAVNQGGRRKGAVCAYLETWHLDIEEFLELRKNTGDDRRRTHDMNTANWIPDLFMERVRAGAEWTLFSPSDTADLHDVYGAAFRAAYERHEERAARGELKLFKKVRALDLWRKMLSMLFETGHPWLTFKDPCNLRSPQRHRGVVHSSNLCCMTADQRVVTDRGLLTVGELYTLGGKNRVVGLDGVYDASEMLRPRPNAPIVRIETAEGYRHKVTPDHKVWVKDRGWVEAQHLKPGDRLLVQQREGLFGPMHNPEIAFVIGLMTASSAYGRHRMVTELEATRFAYIGKARMVAVSHETGETHESWHETHDERDHAHVGIPELIWKGDKETVTAYLRGLYQAGNGMIKNLTLASYDQPFIESLQIVWANLGVETHIQQIDKAYWRHSLFRLIISSSEGHAIAASVLQVGEEDFPLNHGDSPHVSDKQRGYATFTKLTPLPNEDAYCLMVDSPTHAWTVNGLITKNTEITLNTSDQEIAVCNLGSVNLAAHVGNEGGMDMAKLGRTVRTAMRMLDNVIDINYYSVPQARASNLRHRPVGLGLMGFQDALYKLRLPYGSDAAMTFADRSMEAVSFYAILASTELAKERGAYPSYEGSLWSQGILPIDSIAFVEEARGGSLSMDRGVELDWTPVREAIAQHGMRNSNCLAIAPTATISNIAGVAQSIEPTYQNLFVKSNLSGEFTVLNEHLVRDLKERGLWDPVMVNDLKYYNGRVRGIDRLPDDLKALYATAFEIEPRWLIEAASRRQKWIDQAQSLNLYMAEPSGRKLSDMYMLAWEKGLKTTYYLRTLGATSVEKSTLNDGALNAVRGSAPEAPKACAINDPQCEACQ; from the coding sequence ATGGATTACGCGCAATCGTCACAGGCTTCCCCAGGCACGGCGGTCGTCGAAAACGGCCTACGCGTCATTCGCCGCAACGGGCATGCCACGCGGTTTGACCCCTCCAAAATCGCGATCGCCATCACCAAGGCCTTTCTGGCGACCGAGGGCAACTCAGGGGCGGCCTCGACGCGCGTGCGCGAGATCGTAGCGGGACTCACAGACCAGGTCATCGCCGCGCTGACGCGCCGGCTCCCCGGCGGCGGCACCGTGCACATCGAGGACATCCAGGATCAGGTCGAGCTTGCGCTCATGCGCAACGGTCACCACGAGACCGCCCGGCGCTACGTCCTCTACCGCGAACAGCGCGCCCAGGCGCGCGCCAGCGCCCAGGCCACGGCGCAGGAACCCGAGATTCACGTCCGTACCGCCGATGGACGCAGCGTGCCGCTCGACCGGGCCCGGCTCAAGGCGGTAATCGATGAGGCCTGCAGCGGCCTGCGCGAGGTCTCGGCCGACGCTGTACTCCAGGCCCTGCTCCGCAACCTGTTCGACGGAGTCGACGAACGCGATGTCATGCAGTCGGCGATCCTGAGCGCCCGGGCGCTGGTGGAGACGGAACCGAACTACACCTATGTGACCGCGCGCCTGCTGCTCGATGTATTGCGGCGCGAGGTGCTCGGCCGGTCAGTGACCCATGGCGAAATGCGCGGCGAATACGCGGAATACTTTCAGGCCTTCATCCGCGAAGGGGTGGAGGCGGAACTCATCGACCCGCGGCTGACCGAATTTGACGGCACGCGCCTCGGGCAGGCACTGAAGGCCGATCGTGACCTGAATTTCACGTATCTCGGTCTCCAGACCCTGTATGACCGCTACTTCCTGCACCGTGAAGAGCGACGTATTGAACTACCGCAGGCGTTTTGGATGCGCGTGGCCATGGGGCTTGCCTTGAACGAGGTGGACCGGGAGACGCGCGCCATCGAATTCTATGAGATCCTGTCGACCTTTGATTTCGTGTCGTCGACCCCAACCCTGTTCAATGCCGGCACGCTGCGTTCGCAGTTGTCGTCGTGCTACCTCACGACGGTCTCGGACGACCTGGATGGCATCTATAGCGCCATCAAGGATAACGCGTTGCTATCGAAATACGCAGGCGGACTGGGTAATGACTGGTCGCGCGTGCGGGCCTTGGGGGCGCGCATCAAGGGCACCAACGGCAAATCACAGGGCGTGATCCCGTTCCTCAAGGTCGCCAACGATACCGCCGTGGCGGTCAATCAGGGTGGCCGACGCAAGGGCGCGGTCTGCGCCTATCTCGAGACCTGGCATCTGGACATCGAGGAATTCCTCGAGCTGCGCAAGAACACCGGCGATGACAGGCGGCGCACCCACGACATGAACACCGCGAACTGGATACCGGACCTGTTCATGGAGCGGGTACGCGCGGGCGCCGAATGGACGCTGTTTTCGCCGTCGGACACCGCCGACCTGCACGATGTCTACGGTGCGGCGTTCCGGGCGGCTTATGAACGCCACGAGGAGCGCGCGGCGCGCGGCGAACTGAAGCTCTTCAAGAAGGTCCGGGCGCTCGATCTGTGGCGCAAGATGCTGTCGATGCTGTTTGAGACGGGCCACCCGTGGCTTACCTTCAAGGACCCCTGCAATCTGCGCAGCCCTCAGCGCCACAGGGGGGTGGTCCACAGCTCCAATCTATGCTGCATGACCGCCGACCAGCGGGTGGTGACCGATCGCGGTTTACTGACCGTGGGCGAGCTTTATACCCTGGGCGGTAAGAACCGGGTCGTCGGGCTTGACGGGGTCTACGATGCCTCGGAGATGTTGCGGCCGCGACCCAATGCGCCGATCGTCCGTATAGAAACCGCGGAGGGCTACCGCCACAAGGTCACACCGGACCACAAGGTATGGGTGAAGGACCGCGGCTGGGTCGAGGCGCAGCACTTGAAGCCCGGAGACCGCCTGCTCGTTCAGCAACGCGAAGGACTGTTCGGGCCCATGCACAACCCCGAGATCGCCTTCGTGATAGGGCTCATGACCGCGAGCAGCGCCTACGGCCGGCATCGCATGGTGACCGAACTCGAGGCGACGCGCTTTGCCTATATCGGCAAGGCGCGCATGGTGGCGGTCTCGCACGAGACCGGAGAGACCCATGAGTCCTGGCACGAGACCCACGACGAGCGCGATCATGCGCACGTCGGCATCCCGGAGCTCATCTGGAAGGGCGACAAGGAGACGGTAACAGCCTACCTGCGCGGCCTCTATCAGGCCGGGAACGGGATGATCAAGAATCTCACCCTGGCCTCCTACGACCAGCCGTTCATCGAAAGCCTGCAGATCGTGTGGGCCAACCTCGGCGTCGAGACGCATATCCAGCAGATCGATAAGGCCTACTGGCGGCATTCGCTCTTCCGTCTGATCATAAGCAGCAGCGAAGGCCATGCGATAGCCGCGTCCGTACTTCAGGTGGGCGAGGAAGACTTCCCGTTGAACCATGGCGACAGCCCGCACGTGAGCGACAAGCAGCGCGGCTATGCGACGTTCACCAAGCTCACGCCGCTCCCCAATGAGGACGCATACTGCCTCATGGTGGACTCGCCGACCCATGCGTGGACCGTCAACGGCCTGATCACGAAGAACACCGAGATCACGCTCAATACCTCCGACCAGGAGATTGCGGTCTGCAACCTGGGCTCTGTGAACCTCGCAGCCCACGTCGGCAATGAGGGCGGCATGGATATGGCGAAACTCGGGCGCACGGTGCGTACCGCCATGCGCATGCTCGACAACGTCATCGACATCAACTATTACTCGGTGCCCCAGGCGCGTGCCTCCAATCTGCGCCATCGGCCGGTCGGTCTCGGGCTCATGGGCTTTCAGGACGCGCTCTACAAACTGCGCCTGCCATATGGCTCGGACGCAGCAATGACCTTCGCCGACCGCTCCATGGAGGCGGTCAGCTTCTATGCGATCCTCGCCTCCACCGAGCTTGCCAAGGAGCGCGGCGCCTATCCGAGCTATGAGGGATCGCTGTGGAGTCAGGGGATCCTGCCCATAGACAGCATCGCCTTCGTGGAGGAGGCGCGTGGCGGATCGCTGTCCATGGACCGGGGCGTCGAGCTCGACTGGACGCCAGTCCGCGAGGCGATAGCGCAGCATGGGATGCGCAACTCGAACTGTCTGGCGATAGCGCCGACCGCCACGATCTCGAATATCGCCGGGGTCGCGCAAAGCATAGAACCGACCTACCAGAACCTGTTTGTGAAGTCGAACTTGTCCGGCGAGTTCACGGTCCTAAACGAACATCTGGTTCGCGACCTGAAAGAGCGCGGCCTGTGGGACCCGGTGATGGTCAATGACCTCAAGTATTACAACGGGCGCGTGCGCGGCATAGACCGCCTGCCAGACGACCTCAAGGCCCTGTACGCCACCGCCTTCGAGATCGAGCCGCGCTGGCTCATCGAGGCCGCGTCGCGCCGCCAGAAGTGGATCGATCAGGCACAGAGCCTGAATCTCTACATGGCGGAACCGTCGGGGCGGAAGTTGTCCGACATGTATATGTTGGCGTGGGAAAAGGGCCTGAAGACCACATATTACCTGCGCACTCTGGGCGCCACCTCGGTGGAGAAGTCGACGCTAAACGATGGGGCCTTGAACGCAGTACGCGGTTCGGCGCCCGAAGCCCCCAAGGCCTGCGCTATCAATGACCCACAGTGCGAGGCATGCCAATAA
- a CDS encoding ribonucleotide-diphosphate reductase subunit beta encodes MLDFDGTPATANAPQGGVTGLEDLKIGSGRVQVDDKRIINCQADVNQLVPFKYQWAWQKYLDACANHWMPQEVNMSRDIATWKDPNGLTPDERTIIKRNLGFFVTADSLVANNLVLAIYRHITNPECRQYLLRQAFEEALHTHAYQHIVESLGLDQGEIFNMYREVACISDKDVFELQFTRELMNPNFSTGTEENDRRFLRNLIGYYVIMEGIFFYVGFVQMLSFGRRNKMMGASEQFQYILRDESMHLNFGIDLINQIKIENPALWTEAFQNEVVDLIKQAVALEYRYAVDTMPRGVLGLNAAMFDDYLKFIANRRCQQIGLPVQYEGATNPFPWMSEVLDLKKEKNFFETRVTEYQTGGALSWE; translated from the coding sequence ATGCTGGATTTTGACGGCACACCGGCCACGGCCAATGCCCCTCAAGGGGGCGTCACCGGACTCGAGGACCTGAAGATCGGGTCGGGACGGGTCCAGGTCGACGACAAGCGCATCATCAACTGCCAGGCCGATGTCAATCAGCTCGTGCCCTTCAAGTATCAGTGGGCGTGGCAGAAGTACCTGGATGCCTGCGCGAACCACTGGATGCCGCAAGAGGTGAATATGTCGCGCGACATCGCGACCTGGAAGGACCCCAACGGGCTCACCCCGGACGAGCGCACCATCATAAAGCGCAATCTCGGCTTCTTCGTGACCGCCGACTCGCTCGTGGCCAACAACCTCGTGCTGGCGATCTATCGGCACATTACCAATCCGGAATGCCGGCAGTACCTGCTTCGACAGGCCTTCGAGGAGGCGCTGCACACACACGCCTATCAGCACATCGTGGAAAGCCTCGGCCTCGATCAAGGCGAGATCTTCAATATGTACCGCGAAGTGGCGTGTATATCGGACAAGGACGTGTTCGAGCTCCAGTTCACCCGCGAACTCATGAATCCCAACTTCTCGACGGGTACCGAAGAGAATGACCGGCGCTTCCTGCGCAACCTGATCGGCTACTACGTGATCATGGAGGGCATCTTCTTCTATGTCGGCTTCGTGCAGATGCTGTCGTTCGGCCGGCGCAACAAGATGATGGGTGCGAGCGAGCAGTTCCAGTACATATTACGCGACGAATCCATGCACTTGAACTTCGGCATCGATCTCATCAACCAGATCAAGATCGAAAACCCAGCGCTCTGGACCGAGGCCTTTCAGAACGAAGTGGTCGACCTCATAAAGCAGGCGGTGGCACTCGAGTACCGCTATGCGGTCGACACCATGCCGCGGGGGGTTCTCGGTCTGAATGCCGCCATGTTCGACGATTACCTCAAATTCATCGCCAATCGGCGTTGCCAGCAGATCGGCCTGCCCGTCCAGTATGAGGGTGCAACCAATCCCTTCCCGTGGATGAGCGAGGTCCTCGACCTGAAGAAGGAGAAGAATTTCTTCGAGACGCGCGTGACAGAGTATCAGACCGGCGGGGCGCTGTCCTGGGAGTGA